The following is a genomic window from Rutidosis leptorrhynchoides isolate AG116_Rl617_1_P2 chromosome 8, CSIRO_AGI_Rlap_v1, whole genome shotgun sequence.
TGTGAAATTCCTGTTTCATTAGCAAATAAACAAATATGAACATATAAGAATGAAGGGACAAAACAGTGTGTTGAAACTAAATGAGGTAAATTAGCACAACTTATCTATATTTAATCAATTCTTAAAAGAATAAAAGATCATCTAATTCCCTTAATCTACTTATACTTAGAGATGCTTAGCGTCGATATATTTAAAGAGATTTATAATTTTGCATTAAAGGGCAACTATTTTTCAGAGTCACAAAAGCAAGAAGGAAATAGCATACAACAGTAAGTTAAATTAATAGAAACATGATAGAAATGAGTATCGGTTGCTAAGCGTTGTATTTCAAGAGGTGGGGCCTCATTGCAGATACATACGTTAATTTGACAATACCACCCAGAAGGACAACAGGCATATACAACTTCCGATGACATTTGAGGAAACACGATTCATATAATTATCGTATTGTAACACATTTCCCCTACCTACTTGTGTAGGAAACACAGAGGTTGACACAACCCCAACACTGTTACCACCTCAACCTCACCATGTATATATTCATTATCGCTACATTACTTTTCGTTGTAAACTATTTCCAGTTGACTTGCCAAACTATCGATTGATGCTGTTAAATGAATCCAATATCCTAAAGTGAAATATATCCTCATTAACAAGTTCAAATcctcaaaaaaaaaaaacccattaTTAATAAGGTCCATAAATACATACGAACGATCAATTAAACACAAAGATACATTAGTAAACGGGCATATTACCGCAACAGAAGTAGGGGCGAACACCCCAGAACGATTGCACGACAACCTACAAAAATAGCAGATATCACATTAGATATTTTATAATGCATTTAAAGGAAACATACTAAAACAAATACAAAACAAAGCAACTACGAATATAATCACTAAACGTATAAACTGCAGAAAACGTATAAAGCCAATTGCGTACCTTCAAGTCCCATACAACTCAAAACTTTAAGTAATTCACCGTTCTTTGGTAATCGGCGTTCGTGTAGTATATAATGGGTTATACCTCCAAACCCACGAATAATATTGAGCTACAATTTAAGGAAAGCTAATTGAGAAGCGCAAGTAGCCACTCCAGCATGGGATGGGTACAAATTAAATCAGCAAGATTCATCACAATTCTTAAGGATAATTGTTAGCCACTCAAAAAATAGTAACACATACCATTGCAACCTTCAACCCTCCACCTAACGCAACCATGTCAATAGCAGTGGCATATGGTTTTCTAGCAGCTGAAACCAACAACACCGTTGAATATAGGAAATTGTAATAACATAAAGTTACATTACATATTATATTCAATGGAATGACAAAATACAATCGTATTGAACAGAAAGTTACACTTATCATATATAATACTATCACCTTGCTACAAAGTACATATTAAATCTTAAATAATTACAAATGCCCTCTACAAATCCACATGTCATGGAGAAACTCTCAGTTAGTAACAAAAAATTATGAAACAAATCAAAGTAGCAAAGACGTAATTGAAACGCATAAAAACTTGGAATCGAAACGGGAATTTACGAATTAGAATGTGCAATCCATGAATTCAGTAATGTATATTACAATTGACAAAACTGCACTTAATAAATGATAAATTCGTTTAGAATCAATTTGGATATTTTATATACAAACTGGATGAAAATCATATTAAATATTGATTAACATACCTCTTTGAATAATTGAACAATTGATATGCTAAATGATTAACTTCGTTTGTCGACAGTCTTAATTTCGTTTAAAGCTTACCAATTAAGTGcagcttgaaaaaaaaaaaaaaaaaaaaaaaaaaaaaaaaaaaaaaaaaagcttacgAATTGAGCTTTGAAAGATGGCTGCAAATCGTCCATTAGAATGTGATAATCCGGAAAACGGTAAATAGGGCTGTAAAAGGTCGCCATAAATCGGAAAACATTAGCCGGAAAACGTCCCAGCGAATTTATGTATACCGGCAATATTATACAAAATTAGGACCGTTCTGCGAGTAAAATTGCAGCGATTAAGTACGCTGTGGCGGCGAGGTTTAGCAACAGCGCCGGCCGCCATAATCGGCGGTGGTTTTGTTtcatgaagagagagagagagagagagagagagagagagagagagagagagagagaggtgtgtGGGAGAAATAGGCGAACGGTTCTGGTTATTGTGTGTTTTAATTTTCAATttttaatactccgtataatatacTCCATAATTCAACTAGTAATTGCGAATTTTCTGATGCCACGTGTCATTTTTATGTAATTAACAGAGTTAATTTAGATTAAAATACTGATTAACACGTGGACCGTCATTAATAGGTTGATTAAGGGCCTGACACGTCGGATATAATATTTACGCTTTGTAAAATGTACAGAAGATTTTTATACGATAAATTACCAAATAATTTGAACATCCCTTCTATATAGTTCATTGATAAGGATAACCTTTTTTACAGCATATTACCACCACCAAAAATATAGAATAACGGCAGACACTCAGAAACAAAAAACTTAATCTTGAATTTACAAAAGTACAAATAAACATCATATAGTAGTAGTCATTAATAAATAAAGCATTCAAAAAATTTATGAACATCAGTTAACAATTTCAGTTCACACAAATGGAAACTAAGCTAATCACTTAGGCCCCTGTGTTCAAACAACATTTTGCAATCATACAGAAACAAATAAAAGATCAAGTGCTGCTAGCACCCCTTCTTTGTACTGGTTTATAAAGTACAACATTCACGTATTTGGCACGAAACCGATGTGAAAACCCAAGTGCCACTACTGACCGTGGAGCCTCACGGTTTTCAATGTACAAATGGTTCAAGACCACATGTTGTGGGTCCGGTAAAGGTGTAGATGGGCCACCGTTGGTAGGGTAGCTTAATACAGTGTGTTGCAGGTGCTGAGGAACTATAGGTGGGTCCCGTCCGTCATCTTCGCTTGCAGTGTAGACGTTGTTGTAACTTGCATCGGGTGATCTTGGGACTTCAAAACCAGCTACAACAGGTGTTTCCTACACAATGAAATTTATAATGTTGTAATTTGTTAACGGTATATGGTTTTGTTTACTGAATAGTAACAAAAAGTTAATGAACGTACCTGATCTTGGCCACGAGGAGTGCTCATAGTAGAGAAAAAATGTAGATTAAAATACAAGTGCAGATCATTAAATAGGGTATGATGAATCCCTTAACCTGAAAAATGCACACACTAGACTGTATCAGGGCAAAAATGGTATGCACAACTCCACTGTATTCTCGCCTAGAAAAGGCCAATTTGTACTAAAAATGGCCTAGCTGCTATAATACTCATGTAAAAATAGTAGTCACCGCTTCAAAAAAATTTGCAAATAATAGATGGCCAACTAAACAATACCCCTAAAACATTCTAAACCATCACAACAATAAGTTTATTGAAATTAAAATGCTTCAAGTCTAGACTGAAATCTACAACAAATTGTAGGAGTTATCGACTTGTAAGAATAAACGGAGTTTAAATGGATAAATTGTCACATTCTTCACCATTATGCAACAGGTGATGTGTGGAAACATATGGTTCAAAAAAGGTTAAACTGCTGATTTTTTAATGAACTCGTGGCACTACGATGTAGTTTAATTTCAATAAAGGTATtgttgtgaaggtttagaatgcaTTTCATTTCATTTATCAATAAAATGCATTTCATTTATCCACTGTGAATAAATCCTCCTATTTTTTTTCCATACGCCTAATCGATCAAACGAATAGACAATTAAGGGACAGAATATTTAGTTGCCTCACTTTTAGTTCAAAAATAAATCCAAAATTACAATAGTATAAACCACTACTCAGAATATGAAATCAGAAATTCACTAAATAGCTGTTTTATTGGTATAAATTGACATATACATAAAAACCTAAATCAACTAAGCAAAAAAAATAGATTATAAATAACGAGAAAAAATCGAACATTAATTCTATCCGTATCCGCCTCAAATCCTATCAAATGTcattaaattttaaaatatgatATATCTGATATACAAGATCCAATGAAATTCTAATAATTTGTATTAATTACGAATTTAACTGAAATAACATATATTACAGGTAACATGAAATGCGGTTGAGATAGAGAAGAACCTGATGGATCTGTTATAGTTTGATTGCGATTCAGGCGTATACTTAATATCCACAAACCTGAATTACGAAACAATGAAATTTGTTGATGAACCCTAGAAATGGTAATAAGGGGAAAAAAGTAAAGAGAACAGGACACAGTAGGTGTAGGAACAGAGGGAGAGCAGAAGGGGGATGGACTTTTAGTGGCCCAAATGTTAGCCCAAAAGTTAGTCCAAAATTTCGTTTAGTAAGCCCAAGATTCGGTTTAGTAAGcgtattttatttttaaattaatattcatGAACCATGATGAGTAAGGAcccttttttaattattattaaaatattaaaaagtCATCTTATTATCTCTTTTATATGCTAAATACTCATCTAAGTAATTTTTAAATTATAACCACCCAGGCTTGTCTGAGTGATCACCGAGTTGATCAATAAAGCACACCACCCGGATTTAATTTCTGGCTTTGCCAAATTATTAAAAaagagagtgtgactagagggtgcgcataatgcacaATTCATCAAGTACCAGGTCTCGCACTCGGAagacttgattacccgaggttttaccttctatggaggAGCCAAGGTGTTCGTTCATAGAAAagtttcctcgcttaccaaaaaaaaatTTATGATTATCAATCAACTTAACTCTATATATGAGAAGTCAAAAGAACGGTTATTAAAATATAATGTGCTGTCTTATCTAATAAGTTCAaaactgttataataataataataatatagatatggatagtcaattttggtgtatacatatagtcaattttggtacacaaagtatgtatttttatattgagattttaggctataaatactcatgaatgcaagcattaaacttgcaccatttctcacacttacaaagtgtttctttctttctctccattatcatctttgttcttacacttcattattagtattctaaatcaagaatcaaatcactaaaggtagttataagcctactgaattataacatcaagaatcaaaccactaaaggtagttataagcctactgaattataacatcaagaatcaaaccactaaaggtagttataagcctactgaattataacacgttatcagcacgataatcttaatactaaatatggttggctctgccaccaaaatgatatatggtcggttataccaccaaaatgatatatggtcggttataccaccaaaatgatatatggtcggttataccaccaaaatgatatatggtcggttataccaccagaatgatataggtcggttataccacctgaaaaaatatatggtcgacactgtcgccaaattttcatttatgtttactaatatttatatttttgttatataacatttatttatgattgcttacacatggtcgacactgtcacctacttatcatttatgttatattaaatttatgtttaatgtttatatacttatgaatataaattgactctaatttatcatgatgtttgttttaatttttgataatagaaaatgtcgaatctggaaaagcttaaatttactcctttagaatcaactggaaacaactacatgccatgggttataaaagtaaaaatgcatcttaaatcaatgggcattcttgaaaccataaatgaaaacaacacttgttctgaaaaagaacaagctacggcatgttgctttattcatcaatatattgatgaatgcttacaaaataattatgtgactgtagaagatccccatgttttatgggaaggtctcaaaagcagattcaataatcaaagagaaattttacttccagctgcaatggaacaatggagaacattaaggttccaagactttaagaaagtaaatgaatacagctcagctctgtataatacatgttcacaacttaaattctgtggacatgaaattagtgatgcagacatgatggagaaaactttctccacaatgaatgctgcaaacatcacagtgcaaagaaatttgagaatgctaaagttcaaaacatatcctgaacttaattcatatctcttagttgcagagcaaaatgatgagctattaatgaaaaatcagcaatcccgtcctactggtacacttgcaatccctgaagcaaatactgcaaataattataaacagggacaaggacgcgggcaaggtcgtggttataataaccatcaccatcatcatgccaaaagctataactatggtagaaaccatccttatggtaatggtaatgggcgtggacgtggtcgtggtcgtggccgtggtggtcaaagaaatagtaatccacgaaaatataaatatcaaccacaaaacaagcccattaaacaagatgttgaagaaaattcttctaaaaattctgaagaatcttgctacagatgtggtagaatgggccactgggctaatacttgccgaacatctaaacatcttgttaagatgtatcaggattcgctgaaaggtaaagaaaaggaagtaaattttgtggataatattgatccaacagtcactgagaaaccatctgatttatatgaagatttcttgaatgtttaagttgtgtgttttttgaaaaataaacgatttaatatcgtctgtctttgtcattatgtttgctaaatgtttcagtactatctatttgcgtttaaaatattgtgtaatattaatgtactcactatttatttcttatatatgaagttcaatatgaattttgatggaatacaacatcaatcaagtggtggagatctctgtatagcagacagtggaactacacacactatacttaaatccgagaaatattttattgatctaaaaccaacggaaggaactatacatacaatatcaggacctgctaactt
Proteins encoded in this region:
- the LOC139862905 gene encoding SNF1-related protein kinase regulatory subunit beta-3-like, with protein sequence MSTPRGQDQETPVVAGFEVPRSPDASYNNVYTASEDDGRDPPIVPQHLQHTVLSYPTNGGPSTPLPDPQHVVLNHLYIENREAPRSVVALGFSHRFRAKYVNVVLYKPVQRRGASST